CCGAGACGCGGAAGAATGTCTTCCCGTACAGGCGGCCGCTGTCGATCGCGAGGGCGACCAGCAGCGCGATGCCCAGCATGACGGGCACCTGGACCAGGAGGAAGAGGCCGACCTTGGTCAGCCCCTCCCAGAAGCGGGCGTCGGTCAGCGCCTCGCGGTAGTTGTCGAGGCCGACGAAGGAGGTGCCGCCGATGAGCCGGTCCTGGAACAGGCTCAGGTACAGCGCGTATCCGATCGGCGCGAGGAAGACCAGTGCGAAGACCGCGACGAACGGGCCGGCGAAGCCCCAGCCCACGAGGGCCTCCTTGCGCAGCCGGAGGCGTGGTCGTGTACGGGGCGGTGGTGCTGCCGCGGCACGCGTCGACAGGGTCGTCATGAGGCGGGTCCTTGCGTCGATGACCGAGCGGTCCGGAGGTGGAAAAGGCCCCGAGGGGGCTGGCCGACGAGAAATGTTTACGTAATCATCGGTAGCGTGATGGTGACACTCCCACCCGGGAGCGTCAAGAACGAAGTGGCATCGAGTGAGAGGGATTCGGGTGACGGAACAGGGCGAGAACGGCCGCCGGGCGACGGGCCGAGGAGGCAGGGGACGGCCGCGGCGGGTCTCCATGGCGGACGTCGCCGCACTCGCGGGAGTGTCCTCGCAGACCGTCTCGCGCGTCTCGAACGGGGACCCCGCCGTCATCGAGAGCACCCGCCAGAAGGTCCTCGACGCCATGAAGGAGCTCGGCTACCGGCCCAACAGCGCCGCCCGCGCCCTCAAGAGGGGCGACTTCCGCGCCATCGGCGTCATCACCATGGGCCTGTCCAGCACCGGCAACGTGCGCACCCTCGAGGCCATCGCGGGGTCCGCCTCACGCGCCGGATACGCGGTCACCCTCATCCCCCTCGACGCCCCGACCCAGGACAACGTGCGCGGGGCCTTCACCCGGCTCGACGAGCTCGCCGTCGACGCCGTGATCCTCATCATGGAGGTGCGCCTCCTCGACACGACGGCGCTGCGGCTCCCGCCGCACGTCAAGGTGGTCGTGGTGGACTCCGACGCCACCGGACGCTTCCCCGTCGTGGACACCGACCAGCGGCAGGGCGCGCGCAGCGCCGTACGGCATCTGCTCGACCTCGGGCACGAGACCGTGTGGCACCTGGCGGGACCCGAGGAGTCCTTCGCCGCGGGGCGCCGCGCGGAGGCCTGGGAGGCGGCCCTGCGCGAGGAGGGGCGGAAGGTGCCCCCGGTGCTCCGGGGGGACTGGACGCCCGAGTCCGGTTACGGGGCGGGGCTCGCGCTCGCCGAGGAGGCGGGCTGCACCGCGGTCTTCGTCGCCAACGACCAGATGGCCCTCGGTGTGCTGCGCGCCTTCCACGAGCGGGGCGTGCGGGTGCCCGAGGACGTCAGCGTCGTCGGATTCGACGACATCGCCGAGGCCTCCTCCTTCATCCCGCCGCTGACGACGGTCCACCAGGACTTCGGGAAGGTCGGGGAGTTGTGCGTCGAAGCCGCCCTGCGGGAGCTGCGCGGCGAGACGGTGACGGGCGTGCAGCTCGTGCCGACGAGCCTGGTGGAGCGCGCCAGCACGGCGGTGCCCGGGCGGGGCGACCGACCGGCCTGACCGTGCGGGGGCTTCGGCGGCCGACGGCGCCCAGGTCTCCCAGTACGCCTGCAACGGCGGCGCCAACCAGCAGCTGACCTTCGGCTGACGCGCACGCGAAACAGGCCGGGCACCGACTCAGTCGGTGCCCGGCCTTCTCGTACGTCTACGGGCTCTCGGTCACTCCTCCGTCGGACCGAGGTCGGCCGTCTCGCGGAAGTCGACCGTGGCGGCCCGGTGCCCGGCGTGGAGTTCCAGGACCACGACCTCGTTCGTGCCGGCGCGCAGGACGGGCGCGGGGACGTACAGCGACTTCTGCGGGCCGCGGGACCAGTGGCGGCCGAGCGCGAAGCCGTTGACCCAGGCGTTGCCCTTGGTCCAGCCGTCGAGGTGCAGGAAGGTGTCGGCCGGCTCGGTGACCTCGAAGGTGCCGCGGTGCAGGGTGGGACCGACGGGCGTGCGCGCGGTGGTCGCGAAGGGGATGCCCTCCAGGGTGGCGAGCGGCAGCGGGCGGCTGGTCCAGCCGACGAGCTCGGAGCCGTCGAGGAGGACCTTCCCGAGGAGCCCCTTGCGGTCGTGGATGCCCTGCCCGTAGTTCACGCGGCCCTGGTTCTCGACCAGGATCTGGAGCCTGCCGCCGGCCCGGGGCGCGTGGAAGGCCAGGGAGTGCTCGTGGTTCTCCCGTTCGAGGACGCCGACGGGCTGTCCGTCGACGAAGACCTGGGCACGGTCGCGGACCTGCTCGACCTCGAGGAGCGCGGGGCCCACCAGGGGCAGCACGGTCTCGTAGAGGACGAAACCGAAGTCCTGCTCCAGTTCCTCCATGGTGAGGGGGCGCATCGAGTCGACGCCGGGCGCGAGGGCGGCGACGTCGTCGAGCAGGCCGGCGCTCTCGGTGAGCCGGACGGCCGGGACGGCCAGCTTCGGGCCGGGTGCGGGGACGGGCTCGTCCGGCACGGGCGCGTACTTGGCGATGACGTCGCGGAAGGCGGTGAACTTCGCCGCCGGGTCCCCGGCCTCGTCGAGCGGGGAGTCGTAGTCGTAGGAGGTGATGGTGGGGCGGTAGGTGTGCTTGTCGTTGGCGCCGTTGGTGAAGCCGAAGTTGGTGCCGCCGTGGAACATGTAGAAGTTGACCGAGGCCCCGGTGGCGAGCAGTTCGTCGAGCTCGCGGGCCGCCTCCTCGGGGTCGCGGACCACATGGCGGGCGCCCCAGCGGTCGAACCAGCCGATCCAGAACTCCGAGGTCATCAGCGGCCCTTCCGGGCGCTTCGCGCGCAGCTCGGCGAGGTGCTCGGCGGAGCGGCTGCCGAAGTTGGCGGTGGCGAGGACGTCGGGGAGCGCGCCGCGCTCCAGGTCGACCGGCTGGTCGCAGGTGAAGAGGGGTACGTCGACGCCGACGCGGCGCAGGGAGTCGGCGATGTGCTCCATGTACGCGGTGTCGTCGCCGAACGCCCCGTACTCGTTCTCCACCTGCACGGCCAGGACCGGCCCGCCGTTCGAGGCGAGGTGGGGCAGGAGCGGGGTGAGCAGGCGCTCGAAGTAGTCGTCCACGGCGGCCAGGAAGCGCGGGTCGCGGGTGCGCAGCCGGATGTCGGGCTCGGCGAGCAGCCAGGACGGCAGGCCGCCGCCCTCCCACTCGGCGCAGATGTACGGGCCGGGGCGCAGCAGCACGTGCAGCCCCTCGGCGGCGGCCAGCTCGACGAACCGGGGCAGGTCGAGCCCGCCGTCCAGGACGAAGTGGTCCGGGCGCGGCTGGTGGAGGTTCCAGGGGACGTAGGTCTCGACGGTGTTGAGGCCCATGAGCCGGGCCTTGTGCAGCCGGTCCGCCCACTGCTCGGGGTGGACCCGGAAGTAGTGCAGCCCGCCGGACAGGAGCCGGAAGGGTTGGCCGTCGAGCAGGAAGCCGGTCTGGTCTGTCCGGAGAACGGGCATGCGCGTGGTGCTCCTGTGTTCGGGGTGGGTGCGGGGTGGGAGGCGTGCCCCACCCAAGACATGTTTACGTAAACATGACTCCCGTGGCAAGCCTCGTCCCGGGGAGTGGCCGGGAAGGGTGCCGTGGCGCGGGCCTGGCAGCGGCACCGGGCCCTCTACGAGGCCGTCGCCGCCTGGCAGCCCGAAGCCGCCCGGGCGTGGGCGACCGTGCACGTGGCCGGGGTCGAGCAGTGGCTGAGGGGACGCTCGACGCGTTGGAGGTCGAGCGCACCTGAGGGGCCGTATCCCCGGGGTCATTGCCGGGGATACGGCCCCTCAGAAGGAGCGCCGTGCGGAGTCGGGTCGGATCAGTTGACCGACCACCGCTGCAGGGCCGAGCCGGTGTCCGGCTGCTGTGTCACGAGCGCCCCGCTGGCGGTGGAGGCCGTGGTGAGCAGCAGGCCGCTGCGGGCCGAGGCGACCGTGACGGAGCCGTCGGGGAGCCGTCGGACGTTCCACCGCTGGTTGCTGTCCCCGCTGCACTGCCACTGGATGATCGCGGCGCCGGCGGCGGTGGAGCCGCCGTTGACGTCGGCGCACAGGCCCGACCTGGCGTTGACGAGCTCGTAGGAGCCGTCGGACTGCCGGACGAACTGCCACTTCTGGTTGGTCTTGCCGCCGGCGGTCACCGTGGTGAGCTGGCGTCCCGCGGTGGTGCTGTTGCCGTTGTCGAGCGCCTTGCCCCCGGTGATCAGGCGGTGGGTTCCGCTGAAGTCGGGGTTGACGGTCCAGGCGAAGGCGACCGAGCTGGTGGCGGTGCCGGACGAGGCGGTGACCGTGACCTGGGAGGTCCCGGCCGTGGTCGGGGTGCCGGTGATCAGGCCCGCGGAGCTGATCGACAGGCCCGCCGGAAGGCCGGTCGCCGAGAAGGTCAGCGGCTTGCCGGCGTTGTCCGTGGCGCTCAGCCGCAGGGAGACCGCCGCCCCCGCCGGACCGGACTGGTCACCCGGGCTGTTGAAGACGATCGTCTCGGGGGCCGAGCCGGTCTGGGTGAAGGAGAGGGTCTGCTCGGCGGCCGTGCGCCCGCCGCCCACCGCGCTGCCGGTGCTGTCCGTCCAGGAGCGGCCGGGCGTGGTCTCGGCCAGGCGGCCGGTGGCCGCGGACATGCCGATCACCAGGCCGCTGTAGCGGTTGACCAGCCGGAAGGTCCCCGGGTTCGAGGTGCTGGGGACGATCCACCACTGCTGTCCGGCGCTCGCGCCGCTGCTGCCGGCCGCGGTGACGGTGGGGCGGGTGCCCCAGGCGCGGTCGGCGGTGGCGGTCGAGTCGACGCCGAGGAGCTGACCGGTCGCCGAGTTGACGATCCGGTACGAGCCGTCGCCGTGGGCCAGGAACGTCCACGACTCCAGGGCGGAGCCGGTGGCGGTGGCCACCGAGGTGGTCGTCGAGCCGCCGGAGACCTGCGCGAGGACCCGGCCGTCGGCGCTGCCGATCCGGTAGGTCTTCGTGGTGTCGACCGGTGCGGCGGGCGCGTCCGTGTCGACGGTGATGTTCGCGTACTCGCCGCTCGACGTGGCGCAGGCGATGGAACAGTACGACCGGAAGGTCTTGCCGACGATCGTCGAGTCGGTGCGGTTCACGTTGTCCAGGAACCAGCGGTACCAGGAGCCCGAGGTGTAGCTGCCGCTGTCGCCGATCAGCCGCCACTTCTGGGTGGCGAGGTCGTCGGTGACGTAGAAGCGCTGCGGCGCCGTGCCGGAGACGACCTCGGGCTCGCCGATGTACAGGCCGAGGTGGGCGTCGTAGGCGATGTTCATGATGAACAGGTCGGACTTGGCGGGGAGTTGGCCGGCCGCGACCTGCTGGTCGACGGTTCCGGTGTTGGCCGGGTCGTAGTCGTCGGCGACCGGGGTGTAGCCGTTGGGGTTGGCCGTGGTGGCCGGCACCATGTTGCTTTCCCTGCCGCCGACGCCGGGCTGCGTCCAGGCGCCGTCGTACCACTTCTGCCAGGAACCGCTGGCCATCTTGCCGGAGATCGGGGCGCGTGCGACGTGCGCGAGGCCGCCGTTGCTGCCGCCGGCCCCGCCCTTGGGGATGACGCGGGAGCCGTAGTAGACGTAGAAGTAGCCCGAGGCGGTGTCGACGAACAGGCGGGGATCGCCGTTGCCGTAGTGGTACGTCTGGTTCGGGAAGGCCGCGTTGTCGCCGCGGGCGGTGCTGTACGCGGAGGTGATGGCGTGGCCCTCGATGGTCCAGGTCCGGCCCTGGTCGGTGGACCTGGCGTAGTCGATGGCGTCGTAGTGCAGTCCGTCGCCGAAGGGCTGCGGCGTGAACTCGTTGTGCACGAGGCCGTACCAGTCGCCGGTGTCGGGGTCGACCCAGGTGCCGACGAGGTCGCAGTAGTTCTTCTGCGAGTAGCCGGAGCCTGCGGGCGCGGGGGTGGACTCCACGCCGGTGGGGCTGTTGTTGCAGCGCCAGGTGGTGTCGTCGTTCCGGTCGGAGCTGTTCGCCGGGTTCACGGCGTCGCTGATCGGCGACCTTGTGGCGGATTCGAGGTCCTTGCCGGTGTAGAACTCCCAGTACCGGGGGTCGTTCGCGCCGTAGAGGGCGGCGGACTGCTGGAAGTAGAACGTCCCGTCCTTGTCGATGTACGTCGCGGCCGGGGTGTCCGTGGGGTACGCGTAGCTTCCGACCGATCCGACGGACACCGTGTAGGTGGCGGCGGTGGTCGTGGCCGACGCGGGCGCGGCCACCGAGGCCGTGCCGACGGCGGCGGTGAGGGCGGTGGCGAACAGGGCGCCACGGAACCTTCTTCGAGCGGCTGACACTGGTCCTCCCTGTGGGGTGGTGAGGTGCGCATGTCACGCACCTGCCCGATGGGCGGCCCCCTGCGGCGGAGACAGGGGGCCGGGTCTCAGTCTTCCGTCATGCGGAAGTCGTACTCGGGAGGTACGGGCTGCCCTGGATGTACGGCGATCCACAGCCGGTCGAGGGAGACCTCGCCCTCACGCATGTTGTCCACCCGGATGCCCTCGGCGAGCAGCCGCCGCACCCGGTCCTCGTCCCCCAGGGCGTACGCGGCCTTCGCCTCGGCGAGGCGGACCCGGCCATGGCCGCGGGCCGGTCCGCGCAGCGCCTCGACGACGGCGAGCGCCTCCTCCGGGCGCTCGGCCCGCAGGAGCGCGTCCAGTACCTCGACGGTCAGCTCGAACAGGTCCGGGCGCAGCCGGTGCGCCTCGACCATCAGCGCGGCGGCTTCGGCGGCTTCGGCGGGGGAGTCGGCCAGGAAGGCGAGCGCCCGCAGCACCCACGGCGTCGGCCGCTCGGCGAGCGAGCGCCGCCAGGCGTCGCGCGCGGCCTCCCGCTCGCCGTCGGCCAGCCGGACAAGACCCAGGTGGTACAGGGCGTGCCAGTCGCGCGCCCCCTTCTCCAGGAGCCTCCGCCAGTGCGCCCCGGTGACGGGAGCGGCCGGCGGGTCGCAGGCCGGCAGGGTGCCGGTCGCGAGCAGCTGCCGCCAGGGCTCCTGCTCGGGGCCCGGCGCGCCGAACGGCAGCAGGGGAGAGGCGGGGAGCCGACCCGCCTCGATCTCCAGGGCTGCCCAGCCGGACCCCTCGGCGAGCAGGGCCTCCGGCTCGCCGAACCCGTCGGCCTCGGCCAGGGCACGGTCGAGCTCCGCGGCGGGGACCAGCCGGTCCAGGGCGTCGGCCACGGCCCACCGGGCCTCGCCCCAACTCCCGTGCACGGCCTCGGGGTCGGCCTCCAGGAGCCCGTATGCCTCGACCCACGACCAGGTGGCACCGCCGGGCATCGGCAGGTGCTCCAGCTGGGTGCGGGCGAGCCCGGCCTGGATCTCCAGATAGGACGAGTCCGGTCCGGAGAGCCACTCCTGCCAGTGCTTCCCGCCCGTGGACGTGCCCCAGCAGAAGAGCTTGCGGCCGCGCAGCCGGTCCGTGGACGTCTGGACCAGTCCCGTACCGCTCGCGTCGAGCGCGGCGATCCAGCGGCGCTCGCCGGCCGGGACGTCGAGGAAGTAGTCCGCGGCCCGGGCGGCCCGGCCCGGGTAACTGCGGTCCTCGGCCTCGACGACCGGGAATCCCACCCGCTTCAGGTCGCTGACGTAGTCGCAGTGGAAGGCGTGGTCGGACGGGGCGAGCACCCGTACGTCGGCGGCCTCCGGCACGGCGATGTTCGACCACCAGTAGACCGGGGTCTCCTCCTCCGCCGGATTGTGCACGGCGACGTGGACGAGGAGGACCGGCGAGCCGGCCGGCAGCCAGGCGTCCATCCGCAGCACCAGGCCGCGCAGCCGCTCGAAGGCGAACATCCGCAGCACCGGCGTCCCGGCCGGCGCGCTCACCTTCACCGCGTGCAGCGGCTCGCAGGTCAGCGGCCAGTGGCCGGTCGTGCCGAGGTTCCACTCCACGCCGCCGGCCAGCCAGGCGTCGCGCAGGGCGAGGTTGGCCGGCTGGAGCACGGGGTTGCGGTGCAGCAGTTCGCGGCCGGTCGGCCGGTGGACGAGCGACCAGAGCCGGCCCCCGTACCCGGGCAGGAAGGTGGCCGTGAGGTGCTCGTTCTCCAGGACCACGGTGGGCAGTTCGCGCGCGGTCCGCTCGCGGTCGTACCCGTCCTGCCGGGTGTACGGAAGGAGTGCGTGCGGTGCTCCGTACACCAGGTTCCGGCGCATCTCGTCGTCGATCCCGGCGCCCTCCGCGGTGTACGAGGAGATGCCGTGCAGGATCGGCAGCGTGCCGACCGGGTCGGCGGCCCCCTCGATCCGGAGGACGTCGGTGCGCAGTGTCGAGGTCATGTGCCGGGTCATTTGCCGATCCCCACGGTCATGCCCTGGATGATGCGCGTCCCCATCCAGGAGAACAGCGCGATCATCGGGGCGAGGATGACGCAGACTCCGGCGAACATCGTTCCGTAGTCGAGTCCGTTGAGCTGCGCGGAGGCGACGAAGGACGCGAGCGCCACCGGCAGGGTGATCTGTTCCTGGCTGTGCGTCAGGACGAGGGCGAACAGGGTCTCGTTCCAGGCGCTGATGAACTGCAGGAGGAAGGCGGTGATCAGCCCGCCCCGGGCCACCGGCAGCACGACCTGGACGAAGGAGCGCAGCGGTCCCGCGCCGTCCAGGGCGGCGGCCTCCTCCAGGACCGCCGGGATGCCGGAGAAGAAGCCCGTCAGCATGAAGACGGTGAAGGGCATCGCGAGGCCGACGTAGACGAGGGTCAGGCCGAACTGGCTGTCGGTCAGGTCCACCTGGGCCATGCCGACGAACAGCGGCACCACGAGGACCTGCCCGGGTACGCCGAGGCCCATCGCGAAGGTCATCGTGAGCGCGGACGAGGTCCGCGTGCGGCGGCGCGCGAGGGCGTAGGCGCACGGCGCGGCGAGGGCGACGGCGACCAGCGAGGACGCGGTCGAGACGACGACGCTGTTGAGCGCGGCGGGCCCGAAGCCGCCCTCGTCGAACGCCTTGGCGTAGTTGCCGAAGTGCGGCGGGAGGGGAAGCCCGAAGGCCTCGTGCAGGATGTCGGTGCTGCCCCGTATCGACGTCAGCGCGATCCAGAGGATCAGCAGGAGGTCCGCGGCCACCACGCACCAGACGAACGCCGTGGCGATCCGTCTCACCGGGCCGGGCGACCCGTGTTCGCTTCGCATGTGCTGTGACCTTTCTCAGTACTCGAGGGGCTCGCGGCGCATCAGCCGCCGCATGACCACCGTCACCACGGTCACCATCACCAGGCTGACCAGCGCGGCCGCCGTGGCCATGCCGAGCCGGGGCACCGTGGCCTGCGGGAACGCCTGGGTGTACACGTACAGCGCGGTGTTCCAGCTCTCGGCCGGCGGATAGGAACTGCTCGTGCCGCCGAACAGCAGGATCAGCTCGAAGATCTTGACCGAGCTGACCGTCCACAGCACCGCGCAGACCGAGATGACGTCCCAGGCGCACGGCAGGGTCACATGGCGGAAGCGCTGGAAGGCGTTGGCGCCGTCGAGTTCGGCGGCCTCGTAGAGGTGGGGCGGGATCTGGTCGACGGCGGCCATGATGATCGCGGTGTAGTAGCCGGTCGCGGTCCAGACCAGCGTGCCGAGGATCATCGGCAGCAGGTTGTCCGTCGACAGCCATTTCGGCGGTGTGGTGACCCCGAGGAAGTGCAGCGCCTGGTTGACCGGGCCGTCCGGGGAGAACAGGAAGCCCGCGGCGATACCGAAGACCATGCCGTTGACCAGGCACGGGAAGAACAGTACGGACCGGGCGAAGAGCCGTGCCTTCATCTCCCGCAGGACCAGGGTCAGCAGGAAGCTGATCGCGAAGGTGAGCGTTCCGCCGATCACCATCAGCTTGAAGGTGTTGACCAGCGAGGTCCGGAAGAACGGGTCCTCGAAGAGCAGCTGGTAGTTCTTGAGCCCGCGCCACTCCATCGCGCCCATGCCGTCCCACTTGTACAGGCTGGTCCAGATCGCGTAGCCGACCGGGGCGAGGAAGAGGACCGCGTACGCGAGGATCGCGGGTGCGGTGAACGGCAGGAACATCCGGCGCTGCTGACGGGCCTGGGGGCCGGTGCCATGGCGACGGGAGGCCCGGCCGGCGCCCCGGACGGTGTCCGTCCGGGGTCGGTCGTGGAGCGTGGTGGTCACGGTCTCAGCCCTGGGTCTTCCAGTACGAGACCTGGTCGGCCTTGCACTTCGCGACGAACTGCGCGGCGGTGGTCTTGCCGTGCCACAGGTCGAGGAAGTTCTGGCTGAAGACCTTCGCGGGCCACTCGCCGGCGACGCCGTCGAAGGGCAGGCGGACGGTCGAGGCGCTCAGCGTCTTCTGGGCCGCCTCGAGTCCGGCCGGGGCGGGGATGTCCTCACGCGGGGTGAGGTTGAGCGCCTTGGTCGCCATCCCCGCCATCTGCTTCTTCTGCATGAAGAAGGCGATGAACTTCTCCGCCGGCTCGGCGTGCTCGGCCTTCTTGGGGACCGAGAAGCCGAACACCGTGGCGTCCGCGCTCTTCACCCCGGGCGGCAGCATCGAACCGAACTTCCAGTCGGGCGGCACCTGCTTGGCCACCTCGGCGGTGATCCAGTTGCCGTTCATGTAGAACGCGGACTTGCCGGAGGCCCAGTTGGTCTCCTGCGCCGGGTACTTGGTGGCGTCGTAGCCGGGGATGATGTGACCGCCCTTGACGAGCTGCTCGACCTGCTGCGCGGCCTTGAGGACCGCCGGGTCGTCCCACGTGGCCCCGGACTTGTCCGCGGCGAGCTTGCCGACGTCCACGCCGCCGGCGTTGAGCAGGTAGTCGATGTACAGGCCGTTCATCCACCAGTCCTCGCCGTCGGAGCCGATGCACGGCTTCTTCTTGGCCTTGAGGGCGTCGCAGACCTTGAGGAAGCCCGCCCAGTCCGCCGGGGCGCTCGGGATCGCGGCGGTGACGTCCGGGTCGGCGGCGTTGTAGAAGAGGCCGGTGGTGGCGACCTCGTACGGGATGACGTAGTGGTTCGAGCCGCCCGGGTCCTTCGGCAGCATGTCGAAGTACTTGGCCGGTATGACCTGCGAGACCGGAACGTTCTCGCCGGGCACCTGCGCGGAGAGGACGGAGGACAGGTCGCGGGCCTGGCCGGCCGAGGCGACGGCGCCGAAGATCGCGTCGTTGGCCTGGTCCCAGAGGTCGGGGGCCTGGTTCGCCGCGATCGCCGGTCCGATCTTCTTCGACACGTCCCGGCCGACCCAGTCGACCTCGACCTTGATGCCCGTCGACTTGGTGAACTCGGCGATCGAGGCCTTCAGCACCTGGGCCTGCGGCTCGTCGGCCCGCCACATCGACCAGTAGGTGAAGCTCTTCGCGTCGCCGCCGCCGTCCGAGCCGCCGCCGCAGGCGCTGAGCCCGAGGGCGAGGGCGGTGACGGTGAGAGCCCCCACGGTGCGGGTGACGACGGGCAGGGTGGATCTACGCATGGAGGTGTCCTCTCGGTGGTGCCGAATGGTTGGGAACCGTAGAGGCCAATTGACCGGTAAAACAAGACCCTTGGCGAGAATTGGTGATCGATCGTGTTCGGTTGTGGGGCGTTGCTGCCTGGCAGGTGCGTGCTCGCCCGAGGAATCGATCAAGAAGTCTTGACTCGTTTCCCGTGAGGCCCTTACGTTCGAGCCACCTAGATGGACCGGTCAAATGGGGGAGCGCTGATGGTGACGATGCAGGACGTGGCCGAACGCGCCGGCGTCACGAAGCAGACCGTCTCGAACGTCATCAGCGGACGCGTGGCCGTGCGTCCCGCGACCGCCGCCCGAGTGCGCGCCGCGATCGACGAGCTCGGCTACACGCCCAACCTGGTGGCGCGGTCCCTGGCCACCGGAAGCACCAAGACGGTCGGGCTCTTCGTGCCCACCGTGGGGGGCGCCTTCTACTCCGAGGTCGTCGAGACCGCCGAGGACGTCCTGGAGGAGCACGGCTACCACCTGCTCCTCTGCACCACCCGCCTCGACGGCGAGCGGGCCCGCAGGCACCTCGCGGGCCTCACCAGCCGGTCCGTCGACGCCCTGCTCGTCGCGGGCGACCGCGACCTCATCGACCATCTGCCGCTCCTCGCCGACGCCCGCTTCCCGGTCGCCCTGTGCGCCTGGGAGACCGACGCGCCGGTCGACTTCCCGG
The DNA window shown above is from Streptomyces vietnamensis and carries:
- a CDS encoding carbohydrate ABC transporter permease translates to MTTTLHDRPRTDTVRGAGRASRRHGTGPQARQQRRMFLPFTAPAILAYAVLFLAPVGYAIWTSLYKWDGMGAMEWRGLKNYQLLFEDPFFRTSLVNTFKLMVIGGTLTFAISFLLTLVLREMKARLFARSVLFFPCLVNGMVFGIAAGFLFSPDGPVNQALHFLGVTTPPKWLSTDNLLPMILGTLVWTATGYYTAIIMAAVDQIPPHLYEAAELDGANAFQRFRHVTLPCAWDVISVCAVLWTVSSVKIFELILLFGGTSSSYPPAESWNTALYVYTQAFPQATVPRLGMATAAALVSLVMVTVVTVVMRRLMRREPLEY
- a CDS encoding RICIN domain-containing protein; amino-acid sequence: MSAARRRFRGALFATALTAAVGTASVAAPASATTTAATYTVSVGSVGSYAYPTDTPAATYIDKDGTFYFQQSAALYGANDPRYWEFYTGKDLESATRSPISDAVNPANSSDRNDDTTWRCNNSPTGVESTPAPAGSGYSQKNYCDLVGTWVDPDTGDWYGLVHNEFTPQPFGDGLHYDAIDYARSTDQGRTWTIEGHAITSAYSTARGDNAAFPNQTYHYGNGDPRLFVDTASGYFYVYYGSRVIPKGGAGGSNGGLAHVARAPISGKMASGSWQKWYDGAWTQPGVGGRESNMVPATTANPNGYTPVADDYDPANTGTVDQQVAAGQLPAKSDLFIMNIAYDAHLGLYIGEPEVVSGTAPQRFYVTDDLATQKWRLIGDSGSYTSGSWYRWFLDNVNRTDSTIVGKTFRSYCSIACATSSGEYANITVDTDAPAAPVDTTKTYRIGSADGRVLAQVSGGSTTTSVATATGSALESWTFLAHGDGSYRIVNSATGQLLGVDSTATADRAWGTRPTVTAAGSSGASAGQQWWIVPSTSNPGTFRLVNRYSGLVIGMSAATGRLAETTPGRSWTDSTGSAVGGGRTAAEQTLSFTQTGSAPETIVFNSPGDQSGPAGAAVSLRLSATDNAGKPLTFSATGLPAGLSISSAGLITGTPTTAGTSQVTVTASSGTATSSVAFAWTVNPDFSGTHRLITGGKALDNGNSTTAGRQLTTVTAGGKTNQKWQFVRQSDGSYELVNARSGLCADVNGGSTAAGAAIIQWQCSGDSNQRWNVRRLPDGSVTVASARSGLLLTTASTASGALVTQQPDTGSALQRWSVN
- a CDS encoding glycoside hydrolase family 35 protein, whose amino-acid sequence is MPVLRTDQTGFLLDGQPFRLLSGGLHYFRVHPEQWADRLHKARLMGLNTVETYVPWNLHQPRPDHFVLDGGLDLPRFVELAAAEGLHVLLRPGPYICAEWEGGGLPSWLLAEPDIRLRTRDPRFLAAVDDYFERLLTPLLPHLASNGGPVLAVQVENEYGAFGDDTAYMEHIADSLRRVGVDVPLFTCDQPVDLERGALPDVLATANFGSRSAEHLAELRAKRPEGPLMTSEFWIGWFDRWGARHVVRDPEEAARELDELLATGASVNFYMFHGGTNFGFTNGANDKHTYRPTITSYDYDSPLDEAGDPAAKFTAFRDVIAKYAPVPDEPVPAPGPKLAVPAVRLTESAGLLDDVAALAPGVDSMRPLTMEELEQDFGFVLYETVLPLVGPALLEVEQVRDRAQVFVDGQPVGVLERENHEHSLAFHAPRAGGRLQILVENQGRVNYGQGIHDRKGLLGKVLLDGSELVGWTSRPLPLATLEGIPFATTARTPVGPTLHRGTFEVTEPADTFLHLDGWTKGNAWVNGFALGRHWSRGPQKSLYVPAPVLRAGTNEVVVLELHAGHRAATVDFRETADLGPTEE
- a CDS encoding DUF5107 domain-containing protein — its product is MTSTLRTDVLRIEGAADPVGTLPILHGISSYTAEGAGIDDEMRRNLVYGAPHALLPYTRQDGYDRERTARELPTVVLENEHLTATFLPGYGGRLWSLVHRPTGRELLHRNPVLQPANLALRDAWLAGGVEWNLGTTGHWPLTCEPLHAVKVSAPAGTPVLRMFAFERLRGLVLRMDAWLPAGSPVLLVHVAVHNPAEEETPVYWWSNIAVPEAADVRVLAPSDHAFHCDYVSDLKRVGFPVVEAEDRSYPGRAARAADYFLDVPAGERRWIAALDASGTGLVQTSTDRLRGRKLFCWGTSTGGKHWQEWLSGPDSSYLEIQAGLARTQLEHLPMPGGATWSWVEAYGLLEADPEAVHGSWGEARWAVADALDRLVPAAELDRALAEADGFGEPEALLAEGSGWAALEIEAGRLPASPLLPFGAPGPEQEPWRQLLATGTLPACDPPAAPVTGAHWRRLLEKGARDWHALYHLGLVRLADGEREAARDAWRRSLAERPTPWVLRALAFLADSPAEAAEAAALMVEAHRLRPDLFELTVEVLDALLRAERPEEALAVVEALRGPARGHGRVRLAEAKAAYALGDEDRVRRLLAEGIRVDNMREGEVSLDRLWIAVHPGQPVPPEYDFRMTED
- a CDS encoding carbohydrate ABC transporter permease; the encoded protein is MRSEHGSPGPVRRIATAFVWCVVAADLLLILWIALTSIRGSTDILHEAFGLPLPPHFGNYAKAFDEGGFGPAALNSVVVSTASSLVAVALAAPCAYALARRRTRTSSALTMTFAMGLGVPGQVLVVPLFVGMAQVDLTDSQFGLTLVYVGLAMPFTVFMLTGFFSGIPAVLEEAAALDGAGPLRSFVQVVLPVARGGLITAFLLQFISAWNETLFALVLTHSQEQITLPVALASFVASAQLNGLDYGTMFAGVCVILAPMIALFSWMGTRIIQGMTVGIGK
- a CDS encoding ABC transporter substrate-binding protein, giving the protein MRRSTLPVVTRTVGALTVTALALGLSACGGGSDGGGDAKSFTYWSMWRADEPQAQVLKASIAEFTKSTGIKVEVDWVGRDVSKKIGPAIAANQAPDLWDQANDAIFGAVASAGQARDLSSVLSAQVPGENVPVSQVIPAKYFDMLPKDPGGSNHYVIPYEVATTGLFYNAADPDVTAAIPSAPADWAGFLKVCDALKAKKKPCIGSDGEDWWMNGLYIDYLLNAGGVDVGKLAADKSGATWDDPAVLKAAQQVEQLVKGGHIIPGYDATKYPAQETNWASGKSAFYMNGNWITAEVAKQVPPDWKFGSMLPPGVKSADATVFGFSVPKKAEHAEPAEKFIAFFMQKKQMAGMATKALNLTPREDIPAPAGLEAAQKTLSASTVRLPFDGVAGEWPAKVFSQNFLDLWHGKTTAAQFVAKCKADQVSYWKTQG
- a CDS encoding LacI family DNA-binding transcriptional regulator; its protein translation is MADVAALAGVSSQTVSRVSNGDPAVIESTRQKVLDAMKELGYRPNSAARALKRGDFRAIGVITMGLSSTGNVRTLEAIAGSASRAGYAVTLIPLDAPTQDNVRGAFTRLDELAVDAVILIMEVRLLDTTALRLPPHVKVVVVDSDATGRFPVVDTDQRQGARSAVRHLLDLGHETVWHLAGPEESFAAGRRAEAWEAALREEGRKVPPVLRGDWTPESGYGAGLALAEEAGCTAVFVANDQMALGVLRAFHERGVRVPEDVSVVGFDDIAEASSFIPPLTTVHQDFGKVGELCVEAALRELRGETVTGVQLVPTSLVERASTAVPGRGDRPA